A genomic region of Raphanus sativus cultivar WK10039 chromosome 6, ASM80110v3, whole genome shotgun sequence contains the following coding sequences:
- the LOC108834266 gene encoding LOW QUALITY PROTEIN: uncharacterized protein LOC108834266 (The sequence of the model RefSeq protein was modified relative to this genomic sequence to represent the inferred CDS: inserted 1 base in 1 codon), protein MATATMATAAGAAALLYYTLNRKLIAGPSDVDDEASSSRGASSSLRIDRVSHRLIQAPATWLETISTLSETLRFTYSETLGKWPIGDLAFGINFLIKRQGLLHVDRVFGGEDSVELKGPEVADELRYYLHLLTLCWHFSKKTFPLFLEETGFAKDNVLIHEPKAGILKPAYTVLVDHNSKCFLLLIRGTHSIKDTLTAATGGIVPFHHTVVNESGVSNLVLGYAHCGMVAAARCIAKLATPCLLKGLEQYPDYKIKIVGHSLGGGTAAXLTYILREQKMLSTATCVTFAPAACMTWELADSGNDFIVTVVNGADLVPTFSAASVDDLRAEVTASAWLNDLRNQIERTRILSTVYRSATALGSRLPSMASAKAKVAGAGAMLRPVSSGTQVVMRRAQSMLTRPALSLSSWSCMGPRRRAAAATQPNSEHQIEAASDPLVAATTSEESNGKWKSEAECSSLGAATDLDECEDPEDIETRQERMTEAELWQQLEHDLYNEDGSSELPEEEADVAKEIKEEEEAVIAEAGVAQPERKESLRFLPPGKIMHIVTVRSEAVEANEEEDALDRAETVETTVEEGRVGIFLTPRSLYSKVRLSQRMISDHFMPVYRRQLERLIQELTLEHEQQP, encoded by the exons ATGGCAACTGCAACTATGGCCACAGCAGCTGGAGCAGCTGCTCTTCTATACTACACTTTGAACCGGAAGCTAATAGCCGGTCCATCCGATGTTGACGATGAAGCTTCTTCTAGCCGTggcgcttcttcttctttgaggATTGATCGTGTTTCCCATAGACTTATCCAAGCTCCAGCCACTTGGCTTGAAACTATCTCCACTCTCTCCGAGACTCTTCGTTTTACTTACTCCGAGACTCTAGGGAAGTGGCCTATTGGTGATCTCGCCTTTGGTATTAACTTCCTCATCAAGAGACAG GGGCTTTTACATGTTGATCGTGTCTTTGGTGGTGAAGATAGTGTAGAGCTCAAAGGACCAGAAGTAGCAGATGAGCTTAGATACTATCTCCACTTACTGACGTTGTGTTGGCACTTCTCCAAGAAGACGTTTCCTTTGTTCTTGGAAGAGACTGGCTTTGCAAAAGACAACGTTCTCATCCACGAACCCAAAGCTGGGATTTTGAAGCCGGCTTATACGGTTCTTGTGGATCATAATTCGAAATGCTTTCTGCTGTTGATCCGTGGTACGCATAGCATCAAGGACACCTTGACGGCTGCCACTGGAGGGATAGTGCCGTTTCATCATACCGTTGTGAACGAGAGTGGTGTCAGCAACTTGGTCTTAGGGTATGCTCATTGTGGTATGGTTGCTGCTGCTAGGTGTATAGCGAAACTCGCCACTCCTTGTCTTCTCAAGGGTCTTGAGCAGTATCCAGATTATAAAATCAAG ATCGTTGGGCACTCTTTGGGTGGTGGAACGGCTG CTTTAACGTATATATTGAGGGAGCAGAAGATGCTCTCTACAGCTACATGTGTTACATTTGCCCCAG CTGCTTGTATGACTTGGGAACTAGCTGACTCTGGTAACGACTTCATTGTAACCGTAGTAAATGGAGCTGATCTGGTGCCTACATTTTCTGCTGCATCAGTAGATGACTTACGCGCTGAG GTAACAGCATCTGCTTGGCTAAATGATCTGAGGAATCAGATCGAACGGACTCGAATCCTCAGCACTGTGTATCGCTCAGCGACGGCTTTGGGATCTCGTCTTCCGTCTATGGCCAGTGCCAAAGCCAAAGTTGCTGGTGCTGGTGCTATGCTGCGCCCAGTGTCTAGCGGCACACAGGTTGTGATGAGGAGAGCTCAGAGTATGCTGACCCGCCCTGCGCTGAGCTTGTCGTCTTGGTCGTGTATGGGACCCAGGCGTAGAGCCGCTGCGGCTACTCAACCGAACTCGGAACATCAGATCGAAGCAGCTTCAGATCCTCTTGTTGCTGCTACCACGAGCGAAGAAAGTAATGGGAAGTGGAAATCAGAAGCCGAGTGTTCTAGTCTTGGAGCCGCCACTGATCTTGACGAGTGTGAGGATCCAGAGGATATCGAAACGCGGCAAGAGCGAATGACTGAAGCGGAGCTATGGCAGCAGCTGGAGCATGACCTTTACAACGAGGACGGCTCTTCAGAGCTGCCTGAAGAAGAAGCCGATGTTGCGAAAGAGAtcaaggaagaagaggaagccgTGATCGCAGAGGCGGGTGTGGCTCAGCCAGAGAGGAAAGAGTCTCTCAGATTCCTCCCGCCAGGGAAGATTATGCACATCGTCACGGTCCGGTCCGAGGCTGTAGAGgcaaacgaagaagaagatgcgtTGGATAGGGCTGAGACGGTGGAGACGACGGTGGAGGAGGGAAGAGTAGGAATCTTTCTGACGCCGAGGTCGTTGTATAGTAAAGTGAGGTTATCGCAGAGGATGATAAGCGATCACTTCATGCCTGTTTACAGACGACAGCTTGAA